Genomic DNA from Candidatus Sulfurimonas marisnigri:
CCATAACGCTCACAAAGTACCTGTGCAGATAAGATATGCTCTTGTTCTGAAATCTGGATGTTTGCAAAAGTAGTCTCCTGCGTATATATTTTACCTAAAGTCATATAAACATCTCTCGCCACTTTTTCTTCTTGAAAAATAAAGAAAAGTGTATCTTTTTGCTCATCAGTCAACTCAATAGTAGTACCACCACCCCGTTTTCTACCACCTGCCGCAAATGCAGAAGACGCAACAACTACGACACCTACACCTAAACTTCTCATAAATTTTCTACGTGTGAAATCTGTAATTTTAGTTTTCATAATACATCCCTTTTATTTACTGTCATAGTAAGTATAATATAAGAGAGTTAGTTAAGTATAAGCAAGGCGTGAAAGATAATTAATATTGTTTAATTTTATTTTATTTTAATATTTATTACCTTATACTTCCTGACGTAGAATTTAAGTGTTGGTATTTTATTGTTTACCTTTACCTTTACCTTTACCTTTACCTTTACCTTTACTTTCTACTAAATTTCTAGTGAGGAGTTAGCTATGCTAATTACAAAATATGACCCGTTCCAAGATTTGAAAGAGATTAATAAAAGATTTTACAATCTTAGCAGTGCGTTTCCAAAGTTGGATTTAGATTTTGAGTCGTCAATTTCAGGTTTTGTCCCTGTAGTGAATACACGTGAGGGTGAGTTTGCATACCATGTTGACGTGGATCTTCCCGGTGTAGAAAAAGATGACATAAAAGTGGATGTTGAAGATAATGTATTAAAAATTTCCGGAGAGAGAAATTTTAAAAAAGAGGTAAAAGAGGAAGATTATTACAAGGTAGAGACATCATTTGGGAAGTTTCAAAGAAATTTCACTTTGCCAAACAATGTAGATGCTGAAAATATCAGTGCATCATCAAAAGACGGGGTTCTTGAGGTGATTGTTCCTAAAGTTGATGTCAAAAAAAGTAAAAAAGATATTAAGAAAATAAAAGTAAAATAGGTTTTCATAATGAACTCTATTAATGATACTTTAAAAATTATAGGTTCTATACTTATTGTTGTGCTGTTGTGGCAGGGGTACATGATATATGAGCTCAAAAACACTATTGATGGCTCCAGCCACAGCAAAAGTTCAGTCGCAGTAGAGTTGTTGCAAAGTCCAGGTATTGTCAGGCTCGATCCTTTTAGGGAATTTCAAACAATGCAACAGGAGTTTGACAGGGCTTTTGGTAGATTCAACTCTTTTTTTGCTAACGATAACTCTTTTAAATTGGCTTTTGAGAACTTCTCATATAAGCCCTTGCTTGACATGTTCTCAAGCGGTGAAGAGTATGTTATTAAAACTGATATTCCAGGCGTTAAGAAAAGCAATATAGATATAAAAGTGGAAAATAACTTATTGACAATAAAAGCAGAGGTGAGTGAGTCTAAAGATAGCAACTCTACAAGTTTCATAAGTAAAGAGCGGTATGTGAAAAAGTTTGCGAGAACTATCTCTCTTGCAGATGATGCCGATGTTTCAAAGATGAAAAGTGACTACATTGATGGTGTGCTAACTGTTACAATTCCAAAAAAGTAGGGCACTATTTAAATTAGACCCTGAATCGAGTTCAGGGTGACAAAAGGCTTAAGCAGGGTGACGAATAGACCGACATCACTGCAAACATAAGCCACCGTCATTCCAAACTTGATTTGGAATCTAATGCATTATAATATATGGCTCTGCCGTAAAACTATCTAAGACCTAGTCTCCAAATCTGTAACCACTTTATGCATTTTGTAGAGTGAGTCAGGGTTTAGGGATATTGAGTCGATAGAGTTTTCTACTAAAAACTCTGTAATCTCCGGGTAGTCTGATGGCGCTTGACCACAGATGCCAATGTACTTACCCTCTTTTTTGCAAGCATCAATAGCCATCTTTAGCATTCTCTTGACAGCCTCATTCCTCTCATCAAATATATGGTCTATCTTTGAACTCTCACGGTCAATCCCGAGCGTTAGCTGCGTTAAGTCGTTTGAGCCAATGGAGTAGCCGTTAAATATTTTTAAAAACTCATCTGCCAAGATAACATTAGCCGGTATTTCGCACATTGCATATATCTCAAGTCCATTTACCCCTTGAATAAGCCCTTTTGAGTTCATGATATCTATAACTTTTTTACCCTCATCCGGTGTGCGAACAAAAGGAATCATAATTTTAATATTTTTAAGACCCATATCGTCACGTACCCGTTTTAATGCTTCACACTCCCACTCAAAAGCCTCTTTATAGCTTTTATCATAGTATCTGCTAGCCCCACGAAACCCTATCATAGGGTTCTCTTCAACTGCCTCATAAGCAAGACCTCCAAGCATGTTGCGGTACTCATTACTCTTAAAATCGCTGCATCTTATAATTACCGGTTTCGGGTAAAAAGCGGCCGCAATTGTGCCGACACCTTCGCTTAATTTTTGCAAGAAGAACTCCTTTGAATCTCTAAATGGAGTCATAAAAGTGCGGATTTTGGCATCATCCTTAACCGGTTTTCCTTTGTGCATATCTACAAGCACCATTGGATGGGCGTTTATGGAATTAGTCATAATAAACTCCATGCGGGCAAGTCCGACACCATCATTAGGCATTTTGGCAAGGTTAAAAGCTTCTGCGGGATTGCCAACATTCATATAAAGTTTAGTTTTAGTGGGGGTAAGATTGCTGATATCAATTTTATTTACCGAGTATGGGAGTTCACCCTCATATATGTAACCCTCATCTCCCTGAGAACAGCTAACAGTAACGCTAACACCACTCTCTAACACATCTGTTGCGTTAGTACATCCAACAACGGCAGGTACTCCAATTTCACGAGCAACTATTGCAGCATGACATGTACGGCTTCCGCGGTTGGTTACAACTGCTGATGCTTTTTTCATGATAGGTTCCCAATCAGGGTTTGTAGTGTCGGCAACTAAAACTTCACCCTCATTAAAATAGGCAAATTCAGATGTATCATTTATGATTCTTATTTTCCCTCTGCCGATTTTATCGCCAACAGCACGTCCGGATGCAAGTATCTTGGCATCTTCCGTCAGAGCAAGAGAATATTTCTCAATGCTTATGTCATTTTTTTGTTTGCTTTTTACGGTTTCAGGTCTTGCTTGAACAATATATAGTTTGCTATCGTTTGCATCTTTCGCCCACTCGATATCCATAGGACAATTGTAGTGATCTTCGATAATTATCGCCTGTTTGGCCAAGCTAATAACTTCACTATCATTAATTGAAAAACTGTTTTGCTCCTCTTTGCTTGTTTGGACGTTGTACGTTCTATCTCCATTATCAGCATAAAGCATCTTCTCTTTTTTGCTCCCAAGAGAGTGTTTTAAGATAGTCTCTATGCCATTTTTCAGAGTAGGTTTAAAGATGAAAAATTCATCTGCATTTACCCGTCCGCTGACTACATTTTCACCAAGTCCCCATATAGAGTTAATGAGCACTAAACTATCGCTGCCACTCTCTGTGTCAATTGTAAACATAATACCACTTGATGATTTATCACTACGAACCATCTTTTGCACACCTACTGAGAGGGCAACTTTAAGGTGGTTAAAACCACGACTTGTCCTGTAGCTTATAGCACGGTCTGTAAACAAAGATGCAAAGCACCTTTTAACACTCTCAAGTAACATATCAGTTGTGTTAACATTTAAAAAGGTCTCTTGCTGTCCTGCAAAACTTGCATCTGGCAAATCTTCTGCAGTGCCTGATGAACGTACAGCAACATCAATACTGTCTAGACCATACTCTTGGGAGAGAGTTTTATATGCCTCTTGAAGTTCATCAATTAATTGTTTTGGAAGATGTGAATCAAGAATTAGTCTGCGAACAGCCAGACCTCTTTTTTGAAGGTTCTCAGTGTCAGAGATATCAAGGTCGCTCAATATCTCTGTAATTGAGTTTTTTATATTGTTTTCTTCTAATAGTAACCAGTAGGCCTCACTTGTTGTAGCAAAACCATTAGGAATGTTTATTCCCTTAACAGTTAGATTCTTATACATTTCCCCAAGTGATGCATTTTTGCCGCCAACCGTTGGAATATCATCTATTGTAAGTTCTTTAAAGAAGCGAATATATTGCATAATATAACCTTTAAAAATATTTAATACTATTTTATCATAATCAATGGTTACTATAAAGGCTAAAACAAAAATATAATAAAAAAAGTTAAGCACAGCTTGTCATAAAACTTATGACTTTTGGCTACAATTTTACATGTCTAAAAAAAATAAAAAAAATAGTAAAATAAATCAGAAAATCAGAAAATACTTTGATGATGACCCTTTTGATGTTGGAATCGAGAGGGTAAGTTCTGAGACCTTAAGTGAGCTTTTTCACACTCTTGGCATCTATGATATTGAGCATAATAGAGATTTATTAATAAAAACAGCTAGAATGATATGGAGTGAAGCAGATGTTGAGTTCCGCGCTGATGTTTTAAACTTTTTTGCCTCAAATGGTACTGTCTACAGATCAAATGCTCCTAAAGAACCAAATCTCGATAGAGAAGAGAAAATAGATTTAATCCTGCAAGAGCTGAATGTATCTAATGATGAGGCAGCTCTGCTTCATGAGCTATATGCTGAAGTTAGAAGTAAGAAGATTACTACAAGCAAGGTGGAGTCAAAACTTCGTCACATTCGATTTAGCATCAAAAAGGAGAGACTTCAAAAAGCTCTTGATGGCGTTTTTGATATAGATGACTCTTTGGAGTTTAATGCCTCTTTGCACTATGTTCTTTATGCTCAAAGTTTTCATAAAATACTTACGTTAAACACTAAGCAATATGATTACGAGTATCTTCAAGATACAGATGAGTCGGTGCTCATTAGTGAGATTAGCGAAGAGAAAGAGAGAGTTGTATCCCTTAAGCAAGATGAGATAAACAACTTTATAAAAAATTTACCAGACCCTCATAAGCATTTAACGCAAAAAGAGATAGCAAGTGCCCTGCGTGCTTCACCTCCAAAAACGAAGCTATCTTACCCTATGATTAAAAACAGTGTACTTGAAGATATAATGAAAAAATCACTTGGAGTTGTTGAAATAGAAGTTCATGATGAAGAGCTTTTAGTCGGGCTAAAACAGATTTTTAAACTTCCACATTCAGATAAAGAACATGAGTATAATTTAGAGTTACATGTAGCCCTGAATTCACTTTTAGAAGATATTTGGAAATCTGAAGAGCTGGACTTTAGTGAGGTTATTCAAGAATCAAAAAATGAATATGAAAATCAGTTTTTAAATGACTTAGAGAGCATAGTAGATGAGTGCAGAAAATATGCGACACTTCTGCACCTTAGTGAGCTGGAACTGCATTCAAGAGTTTATAGCCTTTTGCTTGACTTACTTCCACAATCTTTAAATATAACACCAAAAGTAATACGAAAAACAGTAAGAAGGTTTGTCCACAGCACTCATGACCAGATAATTAAAAAACAGAGACATGCTCTGCTTGCAAGAACGATTAGAGATTTTAAAAACCTCTTTCCTCAGGCTAGAAGTATGAGAAGAAAGCTCACACTTCACATAGGACCTACAAATAGCGGTAAAACTTACGAGGCGATGAAGAAGCTGGAGTATGCTGATACAGGCTACTATCTTGCTCCTCTTAGGCTTCTTGCACTTGAAGGGTATGAGTCTCTCAAAGAGCGAGGCATATCAGCATCTCTTATAACAGGTGAAGAGCAGATTTTAGATGTAGATGCAACACATATAAGCTCAACCATAGAGATGATAAATTTTGATGTTGATGTCGATGTTTGTGTGATTGATGAGGTTCAAATGCTAGATGACCGTGACCGTGGATGGGCATGGGCAAATGCAATTATCGGAGCACCTGCCAAAGAGGTGATAATGACAGGCTCTGTAAATTCAAAAGATGCGATTATTGCACTTGCGGAGTACCTTGGAGAAGAGCTTGAGATAGTTGAATTTGAGAGAAAAAATCCCCTTACACTTCTAGAGACTCCAACAAATGTAAAAGATGTTGAAGAGGGGACAGCAATTATTGCCTTTAGTAGAAAAGATGTTTTAAGACTAAAGCAAAGTTTCGTGGCTTATTTTAGAGTAAGTGTTGTGTATGGAAACCTCTCTCCTGAAGTGAGACGTGAAGAGGCTAGAAGATTTAGGGCAGGGGAGACAGAGATACTAATAGCTACAGACGCGATTGCCATGGGGATGAATCTACCTATAAGAACTATACTTTTTTCTAAGGCTGAAAAGTTTGATGGAGTGACTCAAAGAAATCTATTGCCATCAGAAGTTCATCAAATTTCAGGTCGTGCGGGAAGGTTCGGATTGCATGAAGAAGGGTATGTTGGAGCTTTAACTTCAGACGTCTTGGGTATAGTTAAAAAGAACTTTGTTAAAGAGGCAAAAACTATCACTATACCTTTTAAAGTTATGGCAAATCTAGAACACATAAAGCTTGTAGGAAGCATTTTAGAAGAAAATTCATTAAGTGAAATATTGCAGTTCTTTGCTAAAAACATGGAGTTTAACGGTCCATTTATAGCAGGTAATTTAGATGATATGTTAGAAGCTGCTTTAATAGTTGATACTTACGATTTAGATATAGCTACGAAATACCATCTTGCATGTGCTCCTCTTACTTTAAAGTCTCCATATATTGTAGGAGCTTTTGAGAGATACTTAACAGCACTGGAAAAGAATATGCCTGTTTCATATGTAGAACCACACCTTGCTGGAAGTTTTGCTCAAACATCAGATGAACTTTTACGTGCAGAGGACATGGTAAAAGAGATTTCACTCTATCTTTGGCTTAGCTATAGATTTCAAGATTATTTCTTGGATGCACATAAAGCTCGTATATCTAGAGGTGTTATAAATAGGTACATAGAAGAATCCCTGCAACAAAGTCATTTAGCTTCAAGATGCAGAATGTGTCAGGTGCCTTTGCCTCTTAATACAAAGTACAGTATCTGCCAGTCGTGCTTTAAAAGACACTACACTACAATGGGAACCAGAGGTCGAAAGAGAAGCTAAAGTAAGTTTGAATAATTTATGACTTGGTTACGACCATTATTTTTTGCTCTGTAGAGTGCTTTATCGGCATTATCTAAAATAGTTTTCGCATCAATCCCTTTTGTGCTGCTAGCAACTCCAAAGCTGGCAGTTTTGTGCCCTACGGTTGTGAAATCAAACTTTTCTATAGACGTTCTTAACTTTTCAGCTACTGACATTGCACCATTAGCATCTGTCTCAATACAAATTATAATAAACTCTTCTCCACCCCATCTTCCAACATAATCTGTAGCTCTTGCATTGTTCTTTAAAATTAATGCAAACTCTTCTAAAACAGTGTCCCCTACCAAGTGTCCATGAGTGTCATTAATGGATTTAAAGTGATCTATATCAATGATAATTATAGAAAAGACACTATTATTTATATATCTGTTAATTCTTTGTATTTCAATGTCGATAATTTCATCAATTTTAACTCTATTGTAAAGTTTAGTTAGTGAGTCAAGAACGTATAAGCTCTTCAATTCCTCCTTTGTGGCAACCAACTCTTCATGCTCTTGATGAAGTTTATTTATAAATAGGTTGATAGATTTTGTGACATCTCCTAGTTCATCATAGGATACAATGCAGAGTCTTTTATTAAAATCTGCATCACCAGATGCTATTTGTCTTGTCTCTTCTACAATTTGGTTTATCCTAAACTTGAAATCTTGAGAGATGTAAACTGTAACAATAATGGAAACTGAAAGCCAAAGTATAAATATATAACTTCCGTTTGATATGACAGAATTAGAATTTTCATATATTGAATTCATATTTTGTTCAATTTTATCTTTGAGCTTTAATTTTAAATTATTAAATAGCTCATAAATGTTATTATATTTTTTTACAAGTAACGCAGTATCACTGTTGATATTCTCATAGTTATAGTTACTGTTTATTAATTTGGTGGATACTTTTTTAGCAGTTATATAATAGTCCTGAAATGAATTCAAAACCCTTTTAATATCATCCCCATAATCAGTAGCAAAATGTTTTTCTAGATTGGTTTTAATTTCATTTGCGTAAATATCTGAATTAGCAATCCAATCTAACTCTTTTGCAACTACGGCACTGTTTAGCTCATTGAGTATTTGTTCTAAAAGTGATATATTATTAAAAGTACACTCATGCAGATGTATTAGTTCAGCATTGATCTCTTGCATATCAGAGTTCATTTTGAGTGTGTTTGAGAGAATAAAAAAATAAAAAGGTAAGATAGATATAATCCCTATTAAAGGGACTAGAAGATTTTTTTTCAATAGCGATAATGAATTATAATATACAATTAGTTTTTTCATAATTTAGCTAATCTGCCTCATATATTACTTTCCAGTTCTCTTTTAAATCTTTTTTTTCAATAAATGCTATAGTATTTAAATTATTAAGTTTTTTCACAATTTCATCGTTATTAAATTTTCGAGAGATTGCTTTTTTACCTTTAAAAACCAATCTAGTCCAGTAACTATTATATTGAGACATTGACTTGTTTAAGATTTTATTTACAAATTTTTCACATAATTTTTCATTTTTGCATAGTAAAGGTTCAATGGTTATATTATTTATCTTATTGATTTTAGCTAAGTATATAGACTTTATTGACTCTTTGGATAAACTATTTATATTGGAGTCTTTATTGGTAACTATAACAATGTTTGCATGAAGAAGATAAGTAGTTATAAATAAAAGTAAAATGTATCTCATAATCATCCTTGCCTATATAATGTAATTAAAAGAAACTATTGTACCATAATTAATAAAAAATCACATTATATACCTATGTTATTTTGCAATTTGTGATTACTGAGTGTATAAAATATACTCAATTGCTTCTAAAAGTTCTTCATTTGTGGTTTTATTTGCACAAGCGTAGCCAAGTGATGCTCCAGCTCCTACACCCTCTTTTGCTTCACCATCATCATATTTTTTTAGTATTGGTATGGCAGCTTTTTCAAATGAAAAGCTTGTATAAACGGCGTGAGGCTTATAACTTAGAAGAGAGAGGATATGAGCTATGTCTGAGTGCTCGTCATTTGCCACCCAAGAGGTAGTTGCTAGAGTGATATTGTCACTTTTTACCCGCATTAAAACATCTTCTCTAAGGGCATCTGCTACAAGCAGACAGGCTGCCATTTGAGTTCCTCCTGCTAGAACTATATGGAATCTTCTTGAAGCTTCAAGCAAAAAACCGGCACAAAAGATAAGCATATTATCACTTACATGTGAGAGTTTCTCAAATTTGTCCATATCTTCATTTATAAGTGAGAGGGCTTTTTGGATAGTTTCATCTTTGATGGAGTTTGGTACATTTAAAAAACTAGAAGAGAAGTCATTCTTGCATTCATATCCCAAAGCCAAGGCAGTTGCAGTGGCTGTGGTAGTTCCGCTTGGAGTACTCTCTGCAAGTATTAGGTAGCTACCCTTTAGTTCATAACTTTTTCCAGCTTTCATACCTTTGTGAAAAATATCTCTTGCATCTATATTTGCACCAGTGACGATGGAGTCTGATGGTGAAATGCCAAAACTTTGACATGTAGTATTTTGAGGAGATATATTAAGACCTAGATTTAAAATCTCTATGGAGCTAAAAGGTGTCAGGTTATGAACCGCTCTTGTAATAATAGCCGGAGTTGGAACACCTGTCGGAGTCTCCGCAAGCTCCCCTAAAGAGAAAACTTTTTGGCTTGTTATAAACTCTGCATCTAGTGTCGGCGTAAGAGGAATCATACCGGGGATTCCAGCCTGAGTTATCCCCTCTATCTCACATGTCCTTGTAACTGAGGCAGCTAAAAGAAAGTCTGCTTTGCCAACTGGCAGAGAATCCTCTTCATTTGTAAAAATATTATATGTTTTCAATTATCAAATCTCCGTAATCTATTTTAATGCTAAATGCTTCTTCTAGTGTTATGTTTTTTATTATACTCAGAAGAACTCGTATAACGCCTGCGTGAGTTACAACCAATATATGCTCTTTGTTTAGAGTTGGAAGATACTCTAAAAAAAACTTTCTCACCCTTTTGATATACTCTTCGTATGGCTCCCCGTCAAGGGCGTCAATCCACTGCAAAAAATCTATATACTTTATCTCTTTTTGGGCAATAATATCATCAAACTTCATCCCCTCATGTTTTCCCCAAAACTTCTCTCTTAGTTTGTCGGTGTATATAATATTTTCTTTATGCACAGAGTATTTGATACTCTCTTTGGCACGGAACAGGTCTGAACAAAACATAGCATCAAAGTTTATAGAGTCTAAGCTTTTTGCTAACTCTTTTGCCTGCTTATGACCTCTTACAGATAAACCTATGTTGTTATGTCCGTTATAGCAACTATGATATGCCTCATCCACCTCTGCATGTCGAACTAAGGTTATTTGCATTAAGACAATATTCCAAAGAGTACAATGTTAAGCAGAACCAACTCTGTCACTTCGATTGTAAAACCATATGTGTCGCCTGTAAAACCACCGTATCTCTTTATGAAAAATCTTTTTATAACAAACAAAACTAACAATGAGCCGAGAAGAAGTATAAAGCCCTTCCACATAAGGACTAAAACTAAAGAGTAAAACAGTGCTATAAACATTTGTGTTTTACTAAGTTCCTCTTTTGCCAATGTGCTCATACCGCTTGGAGTTACATAAGGGTAGTTGTAAATTGCTAAAACAGCATTAAGTCTTGAGAGCATTAAAATTGCCGGTAAAAGATAGAGCAGCTCCTCATAGTCTGTAAGAAACAAAGAGAGAGATGAGGCTTTTAGTATAAGAAAAGTTACTGTTAAAATCATCCCCATACCGCCTACATGTGGCTCTTTCATAACTTCTAAAGCCTTGCTTTTGTCTACATAAAGCCCATCTATCGTATCACTAAAACCATCAAGATGAAGAGCTCCCGTGA
This window encodes:
- a CDS encoding diguanylate cyclase, which codes for MQEINAELIHLHECTFNNISLLEQILNELNSAVVAKELDWIANSDIYANEIKTNLEKHFATDYGDDIKRVLNSFQDYYITAKKVSTKLINSNYNYENINSDTALLVKKYNNIYELFNNLKLKLKDKIEQNMNSIYENSNSVISNGSYIFILWLSVSIIVTVYISQDFKFRINQIVEETRQIASGDADFNKRLCIVSYDELGDVTKSINLFINKLHQEHEELVATKEELKSLYVLDSLTKLYNRVKIDEIIDIEIQRINRYINNSVFSIIIIDIDHFKSINDTHGHLVGDTVLEEFALILKNNARATDYVGRWGGEEFIIICIETDANGAMSVAEKLRTSIEKFDFTTVGHKTASFGVASSTKGIDAKTILDNADKALYRAKNNGRNQVINYSNLL
- a CDS encoding histidine phosphatase family protein, with amino-acid sequence MQITLVRHAEVDEAYHSCYNGHNNIGLSVRGHKQAKELAKSLDSINFDAMFCSDLFRAKESIKYSVHKENIIYTDKLREKFWGKHEGMKFDDIIAQKEIKYIDFLQWIDALDGEPYEEYIKRVRKFFLEYLPTLNKEHILVVTHAGVIRVLLSIIKNITLEEAFSIKIDYGDLIIENI
- a CDS encoding SUV3 C-terminal domain-containing protein; protein product: MSKKNKKNSKINQKIRKYFDDDPFDVGIERVSSETLSELFHTLGIYDIEHNRDLLIKTARMIWSEADVEFRADVLNFFASNGTVYRSNAPKEPNLDREEKIDLILQELNVSNDEAALLHELYAEVRSKKITTSKVESKLRHIRFSIKKERLQKALDGVFDIDDSLEFNASLHYVLYAQSFHKILTLNTKQYDYEYLQDTDESVLISEISEEKERVVSLKQDEINNFIKNLPDPHKHLTQKEIASALRASPPKTKLSYPMIKNSVLEDIMKKSLGVVEIEVHDEELLVGLKQIFKLPHSDKEHEYNLELHVALNSLLEDIWKSEELDFSEVIQESKNEYENQFLNDLESIVDECRKYATLLHLSELELHSRVYSLLLDLLPQSLNITPKVIRKTVRRFVHSTHDQIIKKQRHALLARTIRDFKNLFPQARSMRRKLTLHIGPTNSGKTYEAMKKLEYADTGYYLAPLRLLALEGYESLKERGISASLITGEEQILDVDATHISSTIEMINFDVDVDVCVIDEVQMLDDRDRGWAWANAIIGAPAKEVIMTGSVNSKDAIIALAEYLGEELEIVEFERKNPLTLLETPTNVKDVEEGTAIIAFSRKDVLRLKQSFVAYFRVSVVYGNLSPEVRREEARRFRAGETEILIATDAIAMGMNLPIRTILFSKAEKFDGVTQRNLLPSEVHQISGRAGRFGLHEEGYVGALTSDVLGIVKKNFVKEAKTITIPFKVMANLEHIKLVGSILEENSLSEILQFFAKNMEFNGPFIAGNLDDMLEAALIVDTYDLDIATKYHLACAPLTLKSPYIVGAFERYLTALEKNMPVSYVEPHLAGSFAQTSDELLRAEDMVKEISLYLWLSYRFQDYFLDAHKARISRGVINRYIEESLQQSHLASRCRMCQVPLPLNTKYSICQSCFKRHYTTMGTRGRKRS
- a CDS encoding ferritin-like domain-containing protein codes for the protein MKTKITDFTRRKFMRSLGVGVVVVASSAFAAGGRKRGGGTTIELTDEQKDTLFFIFQEEKVARDVYMTLGKIYTQETTFANIQISEQEHILSAQVLCERYGIDTSSVNLSLDENYVGQFELHSMQELYNQCIELGQVSLLEALKVGRLIEVTDIEDLDKAAEGMPSDVVNTYENLKNGSLSHLDAFEKAIARAS
- a CDS encoding Hsp20/alpha crystallin family protein, giving the protein MNSINDTLKIIGSILIVVLLWQGYMIYELKNTIDGSSHSKSSVAVELLQSPGIVRLDPFREFQTMQQEFDRAFGRFNSFFANDNSFKLAFENFSYKPLLDMFSSGEEYVIKTDIPGVKKSNIDIKVENNLLTIKAEVSESKDSNSTSFISKERYVKKFARTISLADDADVSKMKSDYIDGVLTVTIPKK
- a CDS encoding adenosylcobinamide-GDP ribazoletransferase, with protein sequence MKNIFRGFALALSMLTTLPFFKVHNFHKGINGHAAMFYPLIGVLLGSILWAAYLLLSPYISSTHLGILIFALWVVLTGALHLDGFSDTIDGLYVDKSKALEVMKEPHVGGMGMILTVTFLILKASSLSLFLTDYEELLYLLPAILMLSRLNAVLAIYNYPYVTPSGMSTLAKEELSKTQMFIALFYSLVLVLMWKGFILLLGSLLVLFVIKRFFIKRYGGFTGDTYGFTIEVTELVLLNIVLFGILS
- the ppsA gene encoding phosphoenolpyruvate synthase, which translates into the protein MQYIRFFKELTIDDIPTVGGKNASLGEMYKNLTVKGINIPNGFATTSEAYWLLLEENNIKNSITEILSDLDISDTENLQKRGLAVRRLILDSHLPKQLIDELQEAYKTLSQEYGLDSIDVAVRSSGTAEDLPDASFAGQQETFLNVNTTDMLLESVKRCFASLFTDRAISYRTSRGFNHLKVALSVGVQKMVRSDKSSSGIMFTIDTESGSDSLVLINSIWGLGENVVSGRVNADEFFIFKPTLKNGIETILKHSLGSKKEKMLYADNGDRTYNVQTSKEEQNSFSINDSEVISLAKQAIIIEDHYNCPMDIEWAKDANDSKLYIVQARPETVKSKQKNDISIEKYSLALTEDAKILASGRAVGDKIGRGKIRIINDTSEFAYFNEGEVLVADTTNPDWEPIMKKASAVVTNRGSRTCHAAIVAREIGVPAVVGCTNATDVLESGVSVTVSCSQGDEGYIYEGELPYSVNKIDISNLTPTKTKLYMNVGNPAEAFNLAKMPNDGVGLARMEFIMTNSINAHPMVLVDMHKGKPVKDDAKIRTFMTPFRDSKEFFLQKLSEGVGTIAAAFYPKPVIIRCSDFKSNEYRNMLGGLAYEAVEENPMIGFRGASRYYDKSYKEAFEWECEALKRVRDDMGLKNIKIMIPFVRTPDEGKKVIDIMNSKGLIQGVNGLEIYAMCEIPANVILADEFLKIFNGYSIGSNDLTQLTLGIDRESSKIDHIFDERNEAVKRMLKMAIDACKKEGKYIGICGQAPSDYPEITEFLVENSIDSISLNPDSLYKMHKVVTDLETRS
- a CDS encoding nicotinate-nucleotide--dimethylbenzimidazole phosphoribosyltransferase, translated to MKTYNIFTNEEDSLPVGKADFLLAASVTRTCEIEGITQAGIPGMIPLTPTLDAEFITSQKVFSLGELAETPTGVPTPAIITRAVHNLTPFSSIEILNLGLNISPQNTTCQSFGISPSDSIVTGANIDARDIFHKGMKAGKSYELKGSYLILAESTPSGTTTATATALALGYECKNDFSSSFLNVPNSIKDETIQKALSLINEDMDKFEKLSHVSDNMLIFCAGFLLEASRRFHIVLAGGTQMAACLLVADALREDVLMRVKSDNITLATTSWVANDEHSDIAHILSLLSYKPHAVYTSFSFEKAAIPILKKYDDGEAKEGVGAGASLGYACANKTTNEELLEAIEYILYTQ
- a CDS encoding Hsp20/alpha crystallin family protein — its product is MLITKYDPFQDLKEINKRFYNLSSAFPKLDLDFESSISGFVPVVNTREGEFAYHVDVDLPGVEKDDIKVDVEDNVLKISGERNFKKEVKEEDYYKVETSFGKFQRNFTLPNNVDAENISASSKDGVLEVIVPKVDVKKSKKDIKKIKVK